One segment of bacterium DNA contains the following:
- the speY gene encoding deoxyhypusine synthase yields the protein MSREKAMERKYLRGRSIEPIRLRRGMSVKDLVEVYAGMGFNARRLAESCQVYENMLRANATVCLTLAGAMTPIGMSGALITLMENGWVDWVIATGANLYHDLHRAFDFPMRQGHFAVDDNELKDAGIARIYDVFIQEGSTMIETDRAIVEAFITREFTRPVSTADVHAILGQEVNRRAAQAGKSFVGRAAALGVPVYVASPGDSSIGMNLVINYLEGNRVPIDPSLDVLETAALVRASKKNGALMVGGGAPKNFFMQTQPTLWQILEDDQGGHDFFIQYTADAPHWGGLSGATASEARSWGKVKDATINNVTAYCDASIALPLLTAWLLATQKPRRRKNLLVRKEAALQELVAKYRGNRALHARIGRLKRREERASGASRRACPGGGRGV from the coding sequence ATGAGCCGAGAGAAGGCGATGGAGCGAAAGTACCTGCGGGGACGCAGCATCGAGCCGATCCGCCTGCGCCGCGGCATGTCGGTCAAGGACCTCGTCGAGGTCTACGCCGGCATGGGCTTCAACGCGCGCCGCCTGGCCGAGAGCTGCCAGGTCTACGAGAACATGCTCCGCGCGAACGCGACGGTCTGCCTGACGCTCGCCGGCGCGATGACGCCCATCGGCATGTCGGGCGCGCTGATCACCCTCATGGAGAACGGCTGGGTCGACTGGGTGATCGCCACCGGCGCGAACCTCTACCACGACCTGCACCGGGCCTTCGACTTCCCGATGCGCCAGGGGCACTTCGCGGTGGACGACAACGAGCTGAAGGACGCCGGCATCGCCCGCATCTACGACGTCTTCATCCAGGAGGGCTCCACGATGATCGAGACCGACCGCGCGATCGTCGAGGCCTTCATCACCCGGGAGTTCACGCGCCCGGTCTCCACCGCGGACGTGCACGCGATCCTCGGGCAGGAGGTGAACCGGCGCGCCGCCCAGGCGGGGAAGTCCTTCGTCGGCCGCGCGGCGGCCCTCGGCGTGCCGGTCTACGTCGCCTCGCCCGGGGACTCTTCGATCGGGATGAACCTGGTCATCAACTACCTCGAGGGCAACCGCGTGCCCATCGACCCCTCGCTGGACGTGCTCGAGACCGCGGCGCTCGTGCGCGCCTCGAAGAAGAACGGCGCGCTCATGGTCGGCGGCGGCGCGCCGAAGAACTTCTTCATGCAGACGCAGCCGACGCTCTGGCAGATCCTCGAGGACGACCAGGGGGGGCACGACTTCTTCATCCAGTACACGGCGGACGCGCCGCACTGGGGCGGCCTCTCCGGGGCGACGGCCTCGGAGGCGCGCTCCTGGGGCAAGGTCAAGGACGCCACCATCAACAACGTCACGGCCTACTGCGACGCCTCGATCGCGCTGCCGCTGCTCACGGCCTGGCTGCTCGCGACCCAGAAGCCGCGCCGGCGCAAGAACCTGCTGGTGCGCAAGGAGGCGGCGCTGCAGGAGCTCGTCGCGAAGTACCGCGGCAACCGGGCGCTGCACGCGCGGATCGGGCGCCTCAAGCGGCGCGAGGAGCGCGCGTCCGGCGCGTCCCGGCGGGCGTGCCCCGGCGGCGGCCGCGGCGTTTGA
- a CDS encoding FprA family A-type flavoprotein, translated as MHPYRATQVSEHVWWVGAVDWNIRDFHGYVTGRGSTYNAYLVMGEKITLIDTVKAPFCGELLSRIASVVDPAEISYIVSNHAEMDHSGGLATVIGAVRPEKVFASQLGAKALAEHFQLPVPVTPVKDGEQLDLGNLKLAFAETRMVHWPDSMVSWLPADGVLFSQDGFGMHLATSERFADQIDASIMEYEGGRYFANILLPFAPLVAKVIARLPTLGIAPKVIAPDHGPIWRRDLGTVLGWYDAWTRQQKKRKALVVYDTMWNSTSQMAHAVADGLDAGGASVKLMSLKGNHRSDILHEVLDAGALLVGSPTLNNNMYPSLADFLTYLKGLKPQNLIGAAFGSYGWSGEAVAQVRELLEAMKVELVHEGLRQRFVPDAKCLGECAALGRATAEKLAARVG; from the coding sequence ATGCACCCGTACCGCGCGACACAAGTGAGCGAGCACGTCTGGTGGGTGGGGGCCGTGGACTGGAACATCCGCGACTTCCACGGCTACGTCACCGGCCGCGGCAGCACCTACAACGCCTACCTCGTCATGGGCGAGAAGATCACGCTGATCGACACCGTCAAGGCGCCGTTCTGCGGCGAGCTGCTCAGCCGCATCGCCTCGGTCGTCGACCCGGCCGAGATCAGCTACATCGTCTCCAACCACGCCGAGATGGACCACTCGGGCGGCCTCGCGACGGTCATCGGCGCGGTCAGGCCGGAGAAGGTCTTCGCCTCCCAGCTCGGCGCGAAGGCGCTCGCGGAGCACTTCCAGCTGCCGGTGCCGGTCACCCCGGTCAAGGACGGCGAGCAGCTCGACCTCGGCAACCTCAAGCTGGCGTTCGCGGAGACCCGCATGGTGCACTGGCCCGACAGCATGGTCTCCTGGCTCCCCGCCGACGGCGTACTGTTCTCGCAGGACGGCTTCGGCATGCACCTGGCCACGAGCGAGCGCTTCGCCGACCAGATCGACGCCTCCATCATGGAGTACGAGGGCGGGCGCTACTTCGCGAACATCCTGCTGCCGTTCGCGCCCCTGGTCGCGAAGGTCATCGCGCGACTGCCCACGCTCGGCATCGCGCCGAAGGTGATCGCGCCGGACCACGGGCCGATCTGGCGGCGGGACCTCGGCACCGTCCTCGGCTGGTACGACGCCTGGACGCGCCAGCAGAAGAAGCGCAAGGCGCTCGTCGTCTACGACACGATGTGGAACAGCACCTCGCAGATGGCTCACGCGGTCGCCGACGGCCTGGATGCCGGCGGCGCGAGCGTGAAGCTGATGAGCCTCAAGGGCAACCACCGCAGCGACATCCTGCACGAGGTGCTCGACGCGGGCGCGCTGCTCGTCGGCTCGCCGACCCTCAACAACAACATGTACCCGTCCCTTGCCGACTTCCTGACGTACCTCAAGGGTCTCAAGCCGCAGAACCTGATCGGCGCCGCCTTCGGCTCCTACGGCTGGAGCGGCGAGGCGGTCGCGCAGGTCAGGGAACTGCTCGAGGCGATGAAGGTCGAGCTCGTCCACGAGGGGCTGCGACAGCGCTTCGTGCCGGACGCGAAGTGCCTCGGCGAGTGCGCCGCCCTCGGCCGGGCGACGGCCGAGAAGCTCGCCGCCCGCGTCGGCTGA
- a CDS encoding methylated-DNA--[protein]-cysteine S-methyltransferase has translation MARSSRLVARNASSRPGGGSACAATIDSPVGPLVLAFEGGALVALHFARRGAGGAGASAAAPGGAALARARRELAAYFAGTRTAFDLPLAPAGTPFQRRVWEALRRIPYGATATYGEIAHAAGSPRAVRAVGSACARNPLAIVVPCHRVVGADGTLTGYAGGLARKRALLALEAGAALRTRGRSHGPRARSARRSRGAAAGP, from the coding sequence ATGGCACGCTCCAGCCGGCTTGTCGCCCGGAACGCGTCCTCCCGCCCCGGGGGCGGCTCGGCGTGTGCGGCAACCATCGACAGCCCCGTCGGCCCGCTCGTTCTCGCGTTCGAGGGGGGTGCCCTCGTCGCGCTGCACTTTGCGCGCCGGGGCGCCGGGGGCGCGGGCGCGTCCGCCGCCGCGCCGGGAGGGGCGGCGCTCGCGCGGGCCCGGCGCGAGCTGGCCGCGTACTTCGCGGGAACACGGACCGCCTTTGATCTCCCGCTCGCTCCGGCGGGGACGCCCTTCCAGCGCCGGGTCTGGGAGGCGCTCCGGCGGATCCCCTACGGCGCGACGGCGACCTACGGCGAGATCGCGCACGCCGCGGGCTCGCCACGGGCGGTGCGCGCGGTCGGCTCCGCCTGCGCCCGCAACCCGCTCGCGATCGTCGTGCCCTGCCACCGGGTGGTCGGCGCGGACGGCACGCTCACCGGCTACGCCGGCGGCCTCGCGCGCAAGCGGGCGCTGCTGGCCCTCGAGGCCGGCGCGGCGCTCAGGACGCGCGGGCGCTCTCACGGGCCACGTGCACGATCCGCGCGACGATCGCGGGGCGCAGCAGCAGGCCCCTGA
- a CDS encoding arginine decarboxylase, pyruvoyl-dependent — protein MYVPTKVFFTKGVGTHKEKLQSFEKALRDAQIEKYNLVRVSSIFPPHCKVVSRTKGNTMLRPGAIVHCVLAEQATNEPNRLIASSIGVARPSNKARYGYLSEHHCYGLTEEISGDYAEDLAASMLATTLGIEFNENVHWDERKELWKINNQIYKTANVTQSAIGDKRGFWTTVVAAAVFVP, from the coding sequence ATGTACGTGCCGACGAAGGTCTTCTTCACGAAGGGCGTGGGGACCCACAAGGAGAAGCTCCAGTCCTTCGAGAAGGCGCTGCGCGACGCGCAGATCGAGAAGTACAACCTCGTGCGGGTCTCGAGCATCTTCCCGCCGCACTGCAAGGTGGTCTCGCGCACCAAGGGCAACACCATGCTGCGGCCCGGCGCGATCGTGCACTGCGTGCTCGCCGAGCAGGCGACGAACGAGCCGAACCGGCTCATCGCCTCCTCGATCGGCGTGGCGCGCCCCTCGAACAAGGCGCGGTACGGCTACCTCTCCGAGCACCACTGCTACGGGCTGACCGAGGAGATCTCCGGCGACTACGCCGAGGACCTGGCGGCCTCGATGCTCGCGACGACGCTCGGCATCGAGTTCAACGAGAACGTGCACTGGGACGAGCGCAAGGAGCTCTGGAAGATCAACAACCAGATCTACAAGACGGCGAACGTCACCCAGTCGGCGATCGGCGACAAGCGCGGTTTCTGGACCACCGTCGTCGCCGCCGCCGTGTTCGTTCCGTAG
- a CDS encoding PxxKW family cysteine-rich protein, with the protein MECATIKEGTRCTFMAKTGCTFSGGRCLTVVEKCEGCSNVKEFPSGTYCTVFANPASKWTLGRCNFATHVKLEVKKDDKKLNPLKASKRSQAAKK; encoded by the coding sequence ATGGAATGCGCGACGATCAAGGAAGGGACCCGGTGCACCTTCATGGCGAAGACGGGCTGCACGTTCAGCGGCGGCCGCTGCCTGACGGTGGTCGAGAAGTGCGAGGGCTGCAGCAACGTCAAGGAGTTCCCGTCGGGGACCTACTGCACGGTGTTCGCCAACCCGGCCTCGAAGTGGACGCTCGGCCGCTGCAACTTCGCGACGCACGTCAAGCTCGAGGTCAAGAAGGATGACAAGAAGCTCAACCCGCTGAAGGCCTCCAAGCGCAGCCAGGCCGCCAAGAAGTAG
- a CDS encoding phosphoglycerate kinase, translating to MTTLDPGLPLVQNADLDGKVVLVRFDHNVVKKGVVKDPYRIDRTIGTLYSIVERGGRPILMTHIGRPRDKKSGAIRCDAADAVESIVAYLEQKLHARFAVPQLAPDGERGILGIDTSINLAVRELRARRYGGIYLPNVRWFAGEEVDGPARVSFARQLAGLADVFVNDAFGSWQPHCSTVDVTRHLPSFAGYLMQEEIANLGRVLEPERPFVAVVAGAKYDTKIGPLHEIYRKVDHLILGGVMYNAYLGAKYGVTIEGVAPSDVEAARQLVEMDRTGRKVVELPFVVESDFADRRDAAGCRSRALADFKAGERLRYVLDIDPRSFRDPQVAAVLGQAKTIFVNAVMGFTPHFTEGSAALDETIDQNRAAMKLYGGGDTLQEFKNLCPGLYLSVMDNARYYFFTGGGTVLTAIEKGSAYGLAPVRALIDNGGRSPA from the coding sequence ATGACGACGCTCGACCCCGGGCTCCCCCTGGTCCAGAACGCCGATCTCGACGGCAAGGTGGTGCTCGTGCGCTTCGACCACAACGTCGTCAAGAAGGGGGTCGTCAAGGACCCCTACCGCATCGACCGCACGATCGGCACGCTCTACAGCATCGTCGAGCGCGGCGGCCGCCCGATCCTCATGACGCACATCGGCCGGCCGCGCGACAAGAAGAGCGGCGCCATCCGCTGCGACGCCGCCGACGCCGTCGAGTCCATCGTCGCCTACCTCGAGCAGAAGCTGCACGCGCGCTTCGCCGTCCCGCAGCTGGCGCCCGACGGCGAGCGGGGCATCCTCGGCATCGACACCTCGATCAACCTCGCGGTGCGCGAGCTGCGCGCGCGGCGCTACGGCGGCATCTACCTGCCGAACGTGCGCTGGTTCGCCGGCGAGGAGGTCGACGGCCCGGCGCGCGTCTCCTTCGCGCGACAGCTCGCCGGCCTCGCCGACGTCTTCGTCAACGACGCCTTCGGCTCCTGGCAGCCGCACTGCTCCACGGTGGACGTCACGCGGCACCTGCCGTCGTTCGCCGGCTACCTGATGCAGGAGGAGATCGCGAACCTCGGGCGGGTGCTCGAGCCCGAGCGGCCGTTCGTCGCCGTCGTGGCCGGCGCCAAGTACGACACCAAGATCGGGCCGCTGCACGAGATCTACAGGAAGGTCGACCACCTCATCCTCGGCGGCGTGATGTACAACGCCTACCTCGGCGCGAAATACGGTGTGACGATCGAGGGGGTGGCGCCGTCGGACGTCGAGGCCGCGCGCCAGCTCGTCGAGATGGACCGGACGGGACGCAAGGTCGTGGAGCTGCCGTTCGTCGTGGAGTCGGATTTCGCCGACCGGCGCGACGCCGCCGGCTGCCGCAGCCGCGCGCTCGCCGACTTCAAGGCGGGCGAGCGCCTGCGCTACGTCCTGGACATCGACCCGCGCTCGTTCCGCGACCCGCAGGTGGCGGCGGTCCTCGGGCAGGCGAAGACGATCTTCGTCAACGCGGTCATGGGCTTCACGCCGCACTTCACCGAGGGCTCGGCGGCGCTGGACGAGACGATCGACCAGAACCGCGCGGCGATGAAGCTCTACGGCGGCGGCGACACGCTGCAGGAGTTCAAGAACCTCTGCCCCGGGCTCTACCTCTCGGTCATGGACAACGCCCGCTACTACTTCTTCACCGGCGGCGGCACGGTGCTCACGGCGATCGAGAAGGGCAGCGCCTACGGCCTGGCCCCGGTGCGGGCGCTCATCGACAACGGCGGGCGGAGCCCGGCGTAG
- a CDS encoding Crp/Fnr family transcriptional regulator, translating into MEKRRLLRRIDLFADLTDREADTILDVMRERSVPRGTTVFHQYDSGGGLYLILAGSVKIARTGRDGREVTVAVLGEGNFFGEMSLIDGQPRSASATTIQATRLLVLDREHFQRYVLAQPRIVAKLLRELSKRLRAADQAIENLALGSVRDRLTHLLGHLGRRVPLKEGRGVIERSPTHQELAEMVGSSRETVTRTLAAMEGDELIKFDRRRIVLLPAFFAAEPRGT; encoded by the coding sequence ATGGAGAAGCGGCGACTGCTGCGCCGGATCGACCTCTTCGCCGACCTCACGGACCGGGAGGCCGACACGATCCTCGATGTCATGCGGGAGCGGTCCGTCCCGCGGGGGACGACCGTCTTCCACCAGTACGACAGCGGCGGCGGGCTGTACCTGATCCTCGCCGGGTCGGTGAAGATCGCGCGCACGGGCCGCGACGGGCGCGAGGTGACGGTGGCGGTGCTCGGCGAGGGGAACTTCTTCGGCGAGATGTCGCTCATCGACGGCCAGCCGCGCTCGGCGTCCGCCACGACGATCCAGGCGACACGCCTGCTCGTCCTGGACCGGGAGCACTTCCAGCGCTACGTCCTGGCGCAGCCGCGGATCGTCGCCAAGCTGCTGCGCGAGCTCTCCAAGCGGCTGCGCGCCGCCGACCAGGCGATCGAGAACCTGGCGCTCGGTTCGGTACGCGACCGGCTGACGCACCTGCTCGGCCACCTCGGGCGGCGCGTGCCGCTCAAGGAAGGACGCGGCGTCATCGAGCGCTCGCCGACGCACCAGGAGCTGGCGGAGATGGTCGGCTCCTCGCGGGAGACCGTGACGCGCACGCTCGCCGCGATGGAGGGCGACGAGCTGATCAAGTTCGACCGGCGGCGGATCGTGCTGCTGCCCGCCTTCTTCGCCGCCGAACCCCGCGGAACGTAG
- a CDS encoding lytic murein transglycosylase translates to MSRHLLRALVAAAVLLPPAPAARGEGLPDGGLLHTPFGTHLANRLVADGFERKRVEALLADPRLALNQTTLAYAIVYRESKADYSKFLTEERLGRARAFIAENGATLAAATARTGVPGEVIASILMIESDFGAYRKLHPVFGVFVTLLWAAEPANFEAVRGAVRSRVPDATAEKIRERSRTKAKWAYEQLTYLLRIGEREKIDLPALEGSWAGAFGWSQFIPSSYWGYAIDGNGDGRADLYTAADAVFSVGNYLKSFGWKEGLTEQQRLAVVRRYNNSELYAATVLDAASRLRSPARAGP, encoded by the coding sequence GTGAGCCGCCATCTCCTGCGCGCGCTGGTCGCGGCCGCCGTGCTGCTGCCGCCCGCGCCAGCAGCCCGCGGCGAGGGCCTCCCCGACGGCGGGCTCCTGCACACGCCGTTCGGCACCCACCTCGCCAACCGCCTCGTCGCGGACGGCTTCGAGCGCAAGCGCGTCGAGGCGCTGCTGGCCGACCCGCGGCTGGCCCTCAACCAGACGACGCTCGCCTACGCGATCGTCTACCGCGAGTCCAAGGCCGACTACTCCAAGTTCCTCACCGAGGAGCGCCTCGGGCGCGCCCGCGCGTTCATCGCGGAGAACGGCGCGACCCTCGCCGCGGCCACGGCGCGCACCGGGGTCCCCGGCGAGGTCATCGCCTCGATCCTGATGATCGAGTCCGACTTCGGCGCCTACCGCAAGCTGCACCCGGTCTTCGGCGTCTTCGTGACGCTGCTCTGGGCGGCCGAGCCGGCGAACTTCGAGGCGGTGCGCGGCGCCGTGCGCAGCCGCGTGCCGGACGCCACCGCGGAGAAGATCCGCGAGCGCTCGCGGACAAAGGCGAAGTGGGCCTACGAGCAGCTGACGTACCTGCTGCGCATCGGCGAGCGCGAGAAGATCGACCTGCCGGCGCTCGAAGGCTCGTGGGCCGGCGCCTTCGGCTGGTCGCAGTTCATCCCCTCGAGCTACTGGGGCTACGCCATCGACGGCAACGGCGACGGCCGCGCCGACCTCTACACCGCGGCGGACGCGGTCTTCTCGGTCGGCAACTACCTCAAGAGCTTCGGCTGGAAGGAGGGGCTGACCGAGCAGCAGCGCCTCGCCGTCGTGCGGCGCTACAACAACAGCGAGCTCTACGCGGCGACCGTGCTCGACGCGGCGTCGCGGCTGCGCTCGCCCGCGAGAGCCGGGCCCTGA
- the nikR gene encoding nickel-responsive transcriptional regulator NikR produces MGGLVRFGISIPGPLLESFDGLIEGAGYANRSEAIRDLIRNRLVDAAWEGGAGEMIGTLTLVYDHHVHELGDALTGIQHQHHAAILSTLHIHLDAHLCLEVLVLRGPVPVIKRIADSLTGIRGVKHGKLTVTSAGHL; encoded by the coding sequence ATGGGAGGGCTCGTCCGCTTCGGCATCTCGATACCGGGGCCGCTGCTCGAGAGCTTTGATGGGCTCATCGAGGGCGCGGGGTACGCCAACCGCTCGGAGGCGATCCGCGACCTTATCCGCAACCGGCTCGTCGACGCGGCCTGGGAGGGCGGCGCCGGCGAGATGATCGGCACGCTGACGCTCGTGTACGACCACCACGTGCACGAGCTGGGCGATGCGCTGACCGGCATCCAGCACCAGCACCACGCGGCGATCCTCTCGACGCTGCACATCCATCTCGACGCGCACCTGTGCCTGGAGGTGCTCGTGCTGCGCGGCCCGGTGCCGGTGATCAAGCGCATCGCGGATTCCCTGACCGGCATCCGCGGCGTCAAGCACGGCAAGCTCACCGTCACCAGCGCCGGCCACCTCTAG
- a CDS encoding ATP-binding protein — translation MRAGKKSASKAGRGRAVAKARPEDAELARVRAERDELRERMGLLLRLADDSASVIFLYDLAAGRLVYVNRRFHELLGYSPEEACAPGFDFFATIAPDSAEKVRASREMHLRGEEHLPFEFTVLARDGRPIDVLQSSWLTTWADHPAFIGVITDATPVRRLAEEARSASERAAGEHERAESVIAALGDSIIIQDRDFRITYQNEVNRSRFGDHIGELCHRAYEGLDHVCPGCPVERTFADGQVHRHVTSVVHGGKTLHMELVSSPLRDASGKVVAGLKLVRDITEQAEAALALRRAKEELERQNMELRALDRIKDGLVRDVSHELKTPVAKQAMQLEILRLQLGGACTGAVAKTVEVMAETVRRQQRVIRNLLDLARLESGHRVYRLEPVRVDEVLAGVLEDYRPALDAAAFAVDVAAGPLTVTADAEMLWHVVSNLVNNAVKFAAPAGRRLELSARATGGRAVVLVADNGIGMAPEELERAFERFYQASASIEGSGVGLSICRSIMEGMGGTIELASPGRGRGLTATLTLPLAHPVLFGG, via the coding sequence GTGCGGGCGGGAAAGAAGTCCGCTTCAAAGGCGGGGCGCGGCCGGGCGGTCGCGAAGGCGCGCCCCGAGGATGCCGAGCTTGCGCGCGTCCGCGCGGAGCGCGACGAGCTGCGCGAGCGGATGGGGCTGCTCCTGCGTCTCGCCGACGACTCGGCCAGCGTCATCTTCCTCTACGACCTGGCGGCGGGGCGTCTGGTCTACGTCAACCGCCGGTTCCACGAGCTGCTCGGGTACTCGCCGGAGGAAGCGTGCGCGCCGGGCTTCGACTTCTTCGCGACGATCGCCCCCGACTCGGCGGAGAAGGTGCGCGCCAGCCGCGAGATGCACCTGCGGGGCGAGGAGCACCTCCCGTTCGAGTTCACGGTGCTCGCCCGCGACGGCCGGCCGATCGACGTGCTCCAGAGCTCCTGGCTCACGACGTGGGCCGACCACCCGGCGTTCATCGGCGTCATCACGGACGCCACACCGGTGCGGCGCCTCGCCGAGGAAGCGCGCAGCGCGTCGGAGCGCGCGGCGGGGGAGCACGAGCGGGCCGAGTCGGTGATAGCGGCGCTCGGTGACAGCATCATCATCCAGGACCGCGACTTCCGCATCACGTACCAGAACGAGGTCAACCGCAGCCGCTTCGGCGACCACATCGGCGAGCTCTGTCACCGCGCCTACGAGGGGCTCGACCACGTTTGCCCCGGCTGTCCGGTCGAGCGGACGTTCGCGGACGGCCAGGTGCACCGGCACGTCACCAGCGTCGTGCATGGGGGGAAGACGCTGCACATGGAGCTGGTGTCCTCGCCGCTGCGGGACGCTTCCGGGAAGGTGGTCGCGGGCCTGAAGCTGGTGCGCGACATCACCGAGCAGGCCGAGGCGGCGCTGGCGCTGCGCCGCGCCAAGGAGGAGCTCGAGCGCCAGAACATGGAGCTGCGCGCTCTCGACCGGATCAAGGACGGCCTCGTCCGCGATGTCTCCCACGAGCTCAAGACCCCGGTGGCCAAGCAGGCGATGCAGCTGGAGATCCTCCGTCTGCAGCTCGGCGGCGCGTGCACCGGCGCGGTGGCCAAGACCGTCGAGGTCATGGCGGAGACCGTCCGCCGCCAGCAGCGGGTCATCCGCAACCTGCTCGACCTGGCGCGCCTGGAGTCGGGGCATCGCGTGTACCGCCTCGAGCCGGTGCGGGTGGACGAGGTGCTCGCGGGCGTGCTCGAGGACTACCGGCCGGCCCTCGATGCAGCGGCGTTCGCCGTCGATGTCGCGGCCGGGCCTCTCACGGTCACGGCCGACGCCGAGATGCTCTGGCACGTGGTCTCGAACCTGGTGAACAACGCCGTGAAGTTCGCCGCCCCCGCTGGCCGGCGCCTCGAGCTGTCGGCGCGTGCCACGGGGGGGCGCGCCGTGGTGCTCGTCGCGGACAACGGCATCGGCATGGCCCCGGAGGAGCTGGAGCGCGCCTTCGAGCGCTTCTACCAGGCGTCGGCGTCAATCGAGGGCAGCGGCGTGGGCCTGAGCATCTGCCGCTCGATCATGGAGGGCATGGGCGGGACGATCGAGCTCGCCTCGCCGGGCCGCGGCCGCGGCCTCACCGCGACCCTCACCTTGCCCCTGGCGCATCCGGTCTTGTTCGGGGGGTGA
- a CDS encoding 4Fe-4S dicluster domain-containing protein — MGHLGRHGHARLAQRLGQYVPGAFPSETLCAILRVLVTEEEARLLALLPLRDVSAERAAAIWDTDPGAARAVLESAAGKGVVYASGPPGARRYLLAAPVLGFVEFSLMRTDGKFDAGLLSRLYHQYCDVEEDFIRLQGSAHPALARVFAQEAMLGEEVASEVLSWDRVSAGIDAASRVTVGLCFCRTKRRHLGEGCGAPDEVCLTFNDVAAYLADYGIAREISRDEAHRIARDCMERGLVQVGDNKKGALAVICNCCGCCCEVLRGHRRFGGTGLVSPSAFVAAVEAGACTGCGTCAARCPAGAVRLTDGRAVVDAGVCLGCGVCARFCPGGASRMRPRAERPFVPEDLVEKMVMAGIDAGKLGNFLFDDQRSAAHALARRTVNGLLRLPGLRGLLLRPAIVARIVHVARESARAS, encoded by the coding sequence GTGGGTCATCTCGGCCGCCACGGCCACGCCAGGCTCGCGCAACGGCTCGGGCAGTATGTGCCGGGCGCGTTCCCGTCCGAGACCCTGTGCGCGATTCTCCGGGTCCTCGTGACGGAGGAGGAGGCGCGCCTCCTGGCCCTGCTGCCGCTGCGGGACGTCTCCGCGGAGCGCGCCGCGGCGATCTGGGACACGGACCCCGGGGCGGCCCGGGCGGTGCTCGAGTCGGCCGCCGGCAAGGGCGTCGTCTACGCCTCCGGCCCGCCCGGCGCGCGGCGCTACCTGCTGGCGGCGCCGGTGCTCGGCTTCGTCGAGTTCTCGCTGATGCGGACCGACGGGAAGTTCGACGCCGGCCTGCTCTCGCGCCTCTACCACCAGTACTGCGACGTCGAGGAGGACTTCATCCGCCTGCAGGGCTCGGCGCACCCGGCGCTCGCCCGGGTCTTCGCCCAGGAGGCGATGCTCGGCGAGGAGGTCGCCTCGGAGGTCCTCAGCTGGGACCGCGTGAGCGCCGGCATCGACGCCGCCTCGCGCGTCACCGTCGGCCTCTGCTTCTGCAGGACCAAGCGGCGCCACCTGGGGGAGGGCTGCGGCGCGCCCGACGAGGTCTGCCTGACCTTCAACGACGTGGCCGCCTATCTCGCCGACTACGGCATCGCGCGCGAGATCTCGCGCGACGAGGCGCACCGCATCGCCCGCGACTGCATGGAACGCGGGCTCGTGCAGGTCGGCGACAACAAGAAGGGGGCCCTGGCGGTCATCTGCAACTGCTGCGGCTGCTGCTGCGAGGTCCTGCGCGGGCACCGGCGCTTCGGCGGCACGGGCCTGGTGAGCCCGTCGGCGTTCGTGGCCGCGGTGGAGGCGGGCGCGTGCACCGGCTGCGGCACCTGCGCCGCCCGCTGCCCGGCAGGGGCCGTCAGGCTCACGGACGGGCGCGCCGTCGTGGACGCGGGGGTCTGCCTCGGCTGCGGCGTGTGCGCCCGCTTCTGCCCGGGCGGCGCCAGCCGGATGCGGCCGCGCGCCGAGCGGCCCTTCGTGCCCGAGGACCTGGTCGAGAAGATGGTCATGGCCGGCATCGACGCGGGCAAGCTCGGCAACTTCCTCTTCGACGACCAGCGCAGCGCCGCCCACGCGCTCGCGCGCCGGACGGTCAACGGGCTGCTGCGGCTGCCGGGGCTCAGGGGCCTGCTGCTGCGCCCCGCGATCGTCGCGCGGATCGTGCACGTGGCCCGTGAGAGCGCCCGCGCGTCCTGA